The Gillisia sp. Hel_I_86 genome has a segment encoding these proteins:
- a CDS encoding helix-turn-helix domain-containing protein — MAFKKGTQDLNVILIHLIIGSGIFYFLVHPFTMVLYGFELSNTPFSFPVFWETLRPRLLESFSFHMAGMGGLMTILGALLGLVVGLFWINIKEKERVIHSQERLLKQDILKLVEMGEHEWVEFKSTMRYDTFKKNTNRALEVVIAKTIAGFMNAKGGRLIIGVDDDGNILGLENDFKTLKHKNKDGLEREIFRIIRDYLGREACFKSQVSFYELEGKEICLVDAEASPGPVYVTDGKITTFYVRTGNATYPLSVEETVNYLKIPKP, encoded by the coding sequence ATGGCCTTTAAAAAAGGAACACAAGATCTCAATGTTATCCTTATTCATTTGATAATCGGATCCGGAATATTTTATTTCCTGGTACACCCTTTTACCATGGTGCTCTATGGGTTTGAGTTGAGCAATACGCCGTTTTCCTTTCCTGTTTTTTGGGAAACGCTCCGCCCCCGGTTACTGGAATCCTTTAGCTTTCATATGGCGGGTATGGGTGGGTTAATGACCATTCTAGGGGCGCTTTTGGGACTGGTGGTGGGCTTGTTCTGGATCAACATAAAAGAAAAGGAGCGGGTGATCCATTCGCAGGAACGCCTTTTAAAACAGGATATCCTGAAGCTGGTGGAAATGGGGGAACATGAATGGGTGGAATTCAAATCCACCATGCGCTACGACACTTTTAAAAAAAATACCAACCGCGCGCTGGAAGTGGTCATTGCCAAGACCATTGCGGGTTTTATGAACGCAAAAGGCGGAAGGCTCATTATAGGGGTGGATGATGACGGAAACATCCTGGGGCTGGAAAATGATTTCAAGACATTAAAGCACAAAAACAAAGATGGCCTGGAACGTGAAATATTCCGGATAATCAGGGATTATCTGGGACGCGAGGCTTGTTTTAAAAGCCAGGTATCCTTTTATGAACTGGAAGGAAAGGAAATTTGCCTGGTAGATGCGGAAGCCTCGCCGGGACCGGTTTATGTGACCGATGGCAAAATCACCACCTTTTATGTGAGGACGGGAAACGCCACCTATCCGCTTTCAGTAGAAGAAACGGTGAATTATCTCAAAATCCCAAAACCCTAA
- a CDS encoding lycopene cyclase domain-containing protein: MQNVWFIWSLILLAFWAGVYLFKKGFRKEMLKMSLITMPFGLTEPFFVPEYWSPPSLFGLAEQTGFDIESLIFSFALGGLGVVLYRLIYRRDYVVIPSEERAHMQHKLHTYLLFVPVFVFLPLSLFTNLNHIYCGIIAMFTGGLATLYCRPDLKGKIWIGGILFTLLYFVYFGSILLFYPKYVELYWNLDNLSHILVFGVPIEELLFAFTFGMYWSGLYEHLYWRKLVKP; the protein is encoded by the coding sequence ATGCAAAATGTTTGGTTTATATGGTCGCTTATCCTCCTTGCCTTTTGGGCAGGGGTCTATCTCTTTAAAAAAGGTTTCAGGAAAGAAATGCTAAAAATGAGCCTCATCACGATGCCTTTTGGGCTAACCGAACCCTTTTTTGTGCCGGAATATTGGTCCCCGCCCTCACTGTTTGGCCTGGCAGAGCAGACCGGGTTCGATATAGAAAGCCTTATTTTCTCTTTTGCCTTAGGAGGGCTGGGGGTTGTATTGTACAGGCTTATTTACAGAAGGGATTATGTGGTGATTCCTTCTGAAGAACGTGCCCATATGCAACATAAATTGCACACATACCTGTTATTTGTCCCGGTATTTGTTTTTTTGCCTTTAAGCTTGTTCACCAACCTCAACCATATTTACTGCGGTATTATCGCGATGTTCACGGGAGGCCTGGCCACCCTTTATTGCCGTCCCGATTTAAAGGGCAAGATATGGATTGGGGGGATTTTGTTCACGCTACTCTATTTTGTCTATTTCGGAAGTATCCTTTTGTTTTACCCAAAGTATGTGGAACTGTACTGGAACCTGGACAACCTTTCCCACATCCTTGTTTTCGGAGTGCCTATAGAGGAACTGCTGTTTGCATTTACCTTCGGGATGTACTGGTCCGGGCTTTATGAACATTTGTACTGGAGGAAATTGGTTAAACCCTAG
- a CDS encoding alpha/beta fold hydrolase, whose amino-acid sequence MTSIVLLLALFILPAALVAGYQNYKIAQQPAYDPGTMLLNYEIVGTGERKLVLLHGLTGSLNYWKRNLEKITKTHSLLLIDLLGFGDSPKPNCTYSLSLQLESLEKILEKEGFNDGKTIIGGHSMGAIISLALLEKQPTWFKAGIFIGIPVYKNAEGFKQIMSTHSFFDRILASKLGKYICMVHPISMTHVFKPFKPDNFTDDVFEDSKKHNWQSFYYSLNEIILNTDLFDIANGVKDKEVLFLHGKKDTTAPIENAISLSEVFTNVHFVISPEGDHQFFLQGSDFIWQTIQHFKINNK is encoded by the coding sequence ATGACATCAATCGTCTTATTATTGGCTCTTTTTATCCTTCCGGCAGCTTTGGTTGCAGGCTATCAAAATTACAAAATTGCCCAACAGCCTGCCTATGATCCCGGTACAATGCTTTTGAACTATGAAATAGTGGGGACCGGGGAAAGGAAACTTGTTTTGCTTCACGGCTTGACAGGATCGTTGAATTATTGGAAACGAAATTTGGAAAAAATCACCAAAACACATTCCCTGCTTTTAATAGATCTTCTTGGGTTTGGTGATTCGCCAAAACCTAATTGTACGTATTCCCTTTCCTTACAGTTGGAATCCCTTGAAAAAATACTCGAAAAAGAAGGTTTCAATGATGGGAAAACCATTATTGGCGGGCATTCTATGGGCGCCATAATTTCATTGGCACTATTGGAAAAACAACCAACTTGGTTCAAGGCAGGAATTTTTATTGGTATCCCTGTTTACAAAAATGCAGAGGGATTTAAACAAATTATGTCCACTCATTCCTTTTTCGATAGAATTTTAGCAAGCAAGCTGGGCAAATACATCTGTATGGTACATCCTATTTCCATGACGCACGTATTTAAACCGTTTAAACCGGATAATTTTACGGATGATGTTTTTGAAGATTCAAAAAAACACAATTGGCAAAGCTTTTACTATTCCCTTAATGAGATAATCCTTAATACAGATCTATTTGACATTGCAAATGGTGTTAAAGACAAAGAAGTGCTCTTCCTTCACGGAAAAAAAGACACCACAGCACCTATCGAAAATGCCATAAGCTTATCAGAAGTATTTACCAATGTCCATTTCGTGATTTCCCCCGAAGGCGACCATCAGTTCTTTCTGCAAGGATCTGATTTTATATGGCAGACTATCCAACATTTTAAAATAAATAACAAATGA
- a CDS encoding alpha/beta fold hydrolase — translation MTKIVKRIFLAVLVVLVLLISVAGYQYLTVALAPEYEPETMPLNYEIVGSGERNIVLIHGLAGTKNYWKKDLGQVTGKYRLLLVDLLGFGDSPKPQSDYSLQTQLQALETIIAKEGFNDGNTLIAGHSMGAVISLALFANYPDWFAGATVIGLPVFESRDQFSEQMSGDPFFEKFAVGPHGRLLCMLHPLYIVQWFKPKNLTNDVFRDSRKHTWQSYYNSLDEVILKSDLYTLTRNIRDRKILFIQGTNDKVAPFVNVEKFARPFTRAKLIRVQDGDHQLFLKEPFEVWKAVGDFFDEGSR, via the coding sequence ATGACGAAAATAGTAAAAAGGATTTTTTTGGCAGTATTGGTGGTTTTGGTATTGTTAATCTCGGTAGCGGGATATCAATACCTAACGGTCGCTTTAGCTCCGGAATATGAACCGGAAACCATGCCGTTGAACTATGAAATAGTGGGCTCGGGAGAAAGGAACATAGTCCTGATCCATGGTTTGGCAGGCACCAAAAACTATTGGAAAAAGGATTTAGGGCAAGTTACCGGAAAGTACAGGCTTCTGTTAGTTGATTTATTGGGCTTCGGCGATTCTCCCAAACCCCAAAGCGACTATTCGCTACAAACCCAGTTGCAGGCACTTGAAACCATTATTGCCAAAGAAGGGTTTAACGATGGAAATACCTTAATTGCAGGGCACTCCATGGGCGCCGTAATTTCCCTGGCACTCTTTGCAAATTACCCCGACTGGTTTGCCGGGGCTACTGTCATAGGCCTTCCTGTTTTTGAAAGCAGGGACCAATTTTCGGAACAGATGTCCGGCGATCCTTTTTTTGAGAAGTTTGCCGTAGGCCCCCATGGAAGACTGCTCTGTATGCTCCACCCATTATATATTGTCCAATGGTTCAAGCCTAAAAATTTGACCAATGATGTTTTTAGGGACTCGAGAAAGCATACCTGGCAGAGCTATTATAATTCGTTGGACGAGGTAATTCTGAAATCGGATCTCTATACCCTTACCAGGAACATACGCGACCGAAAAATCCTCTTTATCCAGGGTACAAACGATAAAGTGGCGCCCTTCGTAAACGTGGAAAAATTTGCAAGGCCCTTTACCCGGGCAAAACTAATACGAGTGCAGGATGGCGACCACCAGCTCTTTCTAAAAGAACCGTTTGAGGTTTGGAAAGCGGTAGGGGATTTTTTTGATGAAGGATCGCGATAA
- a CDS encoding class I fructose-bisphosphate aldolase: MDSFKNITEQLGSKASFYLDHVCEKITKDELQLPDNNFIENVFTNSNRNPQVLRSLAQLYNHGNLGGTGYLSILPVDQGIEHSAAFSFYKNPDYFDPENIVKLAMEAGCNGVASTFGVLGLNARKYAHKIPFIVKINHNELLSYPNTYDQILFGKVKSAWDMGAIAVGATIYFGSEESNRQLKEIAEAFEEAHNLGMATILWCYTRNEAFKTEKEDYHSAADLTGQANHLGVTIQADIIKQKLPTNNFGFKNIGFGKYDDAMYEALTTDHPIDLCRLQVANCYMGKIGLINSGGGSKGKSDLTEAVTTAVINKRAGGTGLIMGRKAFQRPFKDGVSLIQAIQGVYLENKITVA, from the coding sequence ATGGATAGCTTTAAAAATATAACTGAACAGTTAGGGAGCAAAGCTTCCTTTTATCTGGACCACGTTTGTGAAAAAATCACAAAAGACGAATTGCAGCTACCTGATAATAACTTTATCGAGAATGTATTTACAAACAGCAACCGCAATCCGCAGGTGCTGCGCAGCCTCGCGCAATTGTACAATCACGGGAACCTTGGCGGGACGGGGTACCTGAGCATCCTTCCCGTGGACCAGGGCATTGAACACAGTGCGGCATTTTCATTTTACAAAAACCCGGATTATTTCGATCCGGAAAATATTGTAAAACTGGCAATGGAAGCCGGGTGCAACGGTGTGGCTTCAACCTTTGGTGTTTTGGGGCTAAACGCCCGGAAATATGCCCACAAAATCCCGTTTATTGTTAAGATCAACCACAATGAACTACTGTCTTATCCCAATACCTACGACCAAATCCTCTTTGGAAAAGTAAAAAGCGCCTGGGATATGGGGGCAATTGCTGTGGGTGCAACTATCTATTTTGGTTCAGAAGAAAGCAACAGGCAACTCAAGGAAATAGCCGAAGCTTTTGAAGAAGCCCACAATTTGGGAATGGCAACCATTTTATGGTGCTATACACGGAATGAGGCATTCAAAACAGAGAAAGAAGATTATCACTCGGCCGCCGATTTGACCGGGCAGGCAAATCATTTGGGCGTGACCATTCAGGCAGACATCATCAAACAGAAATTACCAACCAATAATTTCGGTTTTAAAAATATCGGATTTGGAAAATATGACGATGCGATGTACGAAGCCTTAACGACTGATCACCCAATCGACCTCTGCAGGTTGCAGGTGGCCAACTGCTATATGGGCAAAATAGGATTGATCAATTCAGGTGGAGGTTCCAAAGGCAAATCTGATTTGACCGAAGCGGTAACCACTGCGGTCATTAATAAAAGGGCCGGGGGTACAGGTTTGATAATGGGAAGAAAAGCGTTTCAAAGGCCTTTTAAAGATGGCGTGTCCCTAATACAGGCTATACAAGGGGTTTATCTGGAAAATAAAATTACAGTAGCATAA
- a CDS encoding NAD(P)/FAD-dependent oxidoreductase, translated as MNIADIEMEKYDVIIVGAGPAGLNCAKQLGGTQLRVLVAERNDVVGPKVCAGGLTGKSIESLNLPDGLIEFHFNKIHLHHKDKLFYLKDDGDFTYTIDRKELGQWQLKQLEKFPNIEVRTACAVSKITKEYIVLNGHKIGYKHLVGADGASSLVRRYLKLPSGKAEIAMQYIIPETKYKDLEVYFDSQLFSAWYAWIFPHNNYVSVGCMGNPKVISAKQLTNNFSAWLKTHNIDISHGKYEAFPINGDFKAYQFPGNIYLAGDAGGFASRLTGEGIYQALVSGTEIGKMILDKNYHSKKIDELIRLQNRHNKILGTLVGAGKFRPLLVEVGKYFLRAKSISKKVIRTIA; from the coding sequence ATGAATATAGCGGACATAGAGATGGAAAAATATGATGTTATCATCGTTGGGGCGGGGCCTGCAGGCCTGAATTGTGCCAAACAGCTTGGCGGTACCCAATTAAGGGTATTGGTCGCCGAAAGGAACGACGTGGTCGGCCCCAAGGTATGCGCGGGTGGGTTAACGGGCAAAAGCATAGAAAGTTTAAACCTCCCCGACGGATTGATAGAATTCCATTTTAACAAAATCCACCTGCACCACAAAGATAAATTGTTCTATCTGAAAGATGACGGGGACTTTACATATACCATAGACCGCAAGGAATTGGGGCAATGGCAACTGAAACAACTGGAAAAATTCCCCAATATCGAGGTAAGGACAGCCTGTGCCGTGTCAAAGATCACAAAGGAATACATAGTCCTGAACGGTCATAAAATAGGATATAAACATTTGGTCGGGGCCGATGGGGCCAGTTCGCTAGTAAGAAGGTACCTAAAATTGCCTTCAGGGAAAGCTGAAATTGCCATGCAGTATATTATTCCCGAAACCAAATATAAGGACCTGGAAGTATATTTTGATTCCCAGTTGTTTTCGGCTTGGTATGCTTGGATTTTTCCGCACAACAATTATGTATCCGTTGGCTGTATGGGCAACCCAAAAGTAATTTCAGCAAAACAGTTGACAAATAATTTTTCCGCTTGGCTCAAAACCCACAATATAGACATAAGCCACGGGAAATATGAGGCATTCCCAATAAACGGGGATTTTAAGGCTTATCAATTTCCAGGGAATATTTACCTGGCCGGCGACGCTGGCGGGTTTGCTTCAAGGTTGACGGGCGAGGGCATTTATCAGGCCCTTGTTAGCGGCACGGAAATAGGAAAAATGATCCTGGACAAAAATTATCACAGCAAAAAAATCGATGAATTGATCAGGTTACAAAACAGGCATAACAAAATCCTGGGCACCCTGGTGGGTGCCGGAAAATTCAGGCCACTATTGGTAGAGGTGGGCAAATATTTTTTAAGGGCCAAATCCATCAGCAAAAAAGTAATCAGAACAATAGCTTAA
- a CDS encoding heavy-metal-associated domain-containing protein, whose amino-acid sequence MEQKMKIEGMTCDGCRKNVENALLGIGGVKAATVSLVPPQAVIQTDHVIGKAQLQSALSKAGNYKVAGNVADNEPKKSGGSCCH is encoded by the coding sequence ATGGAACAGAAAATGAAAATCGAAGGAATGACCTGCGATGGCTGCAGGAAAAATGTAGAAAATGCTTTGCTTGGGATAGGGGGGGTAAAAGCGGCAACAGTAAGCCTGGTCCCGCCACAGGCCGTTATACAAACGGACCACGTAATCGGCAAGGCACAATTGCAGTCCGCTTTGTCAAAAGCGGGAAATTATAAGGTGGCCGGGAACGTCGCAGACAACGAACCAAAAAAATCGGGTGGTTCCTGTTGTCACTGA
- a CDS encoding site-2 protease family protein, translating into MKKWSLYMGSYDNIKVFIHWTFWIIIGWIFMLHFQKGHGWTEGLAGALFILALFACVVLHEFGHALAAKKYGIPTRDITLYPIGGVASLDKMPDKPAQELAVALAGPAVNVVIAGVLYFFLASSGKLIPISEIDHMEGGDFWFNLMAANVILAAFNLIPAFPMDGGRVLRASLAFYMDKLRATKIAAGIGQFLAIVFVFLGFFTNFWLVFIGLFIYLGAGAEAMQESTKSILLGYSARDVLIQQYTRLLPSESLEMAMKLFQNTLEQGFVVMQNDQAQGILTRKELIKGLSEYEKYSPVSNVMRKDYIILPPDMPLQEVYQKLLANNFSLAPVLEDGEVIGIVDIKGINELITVKKALKSQQFS; encoded by the coding sequence ATGAAAAAATGGTCATTATATATGGGAAGTTATGACAATATCAAGGTCTTTATCCATTGGACTTTCTGGATCATCATCGGGTGGATATTCATGTTACACTTCCAAAAGGGGCATGGATGGACAGAAGGGCTGGCAGGTGCCCTCTTTATTCTGGCTTTGTTTGCCTGCGTGGTCCTGCATGAGTTCGGCCATGCATTGGCAGCCAAAAAATATGGCATTCCCACCCGCGATATTACGCTCTATCCAATTGGGGGCGTGGCCAGCCTGGATAAAATGCCAGACAAACCTGCCCAGGAACTGGCCGTGGCCCTGGCAGGCCCGGCGGTAAATGTGGTCATAGCAGGGGTCCTTTACTTTTTTCTGGCTTCTTCCGGTAAGCTCATACCCATTTCAGAAATAGACCATATGGAGGGGGGCGATTTTTGGTTTAACCTTATGGCCGCCAATGTAATCCTTGCGGCTTTTAACCTTATTCCTGCTTTCCCTATGGATGGCGGGAGGGTACTGCGTGCATCATTGGCTTTTTACATGGACAAGCTACGGGCTACCAAGATAGCCGCGGGGATAGGTCAGTTTTTGGCGATCGTATTTGTGTTCCTGGGGTTCTTTACCAACTTCTGGCTGGTCTTCATCGGCCTTTTTATCTATCTGGGGGCCGGGGCCGAAGCGATGCAGGAAAGCACCAAATCTATACTCCTTGGGTATTCGGCAAGGGATGTTTTGATTCAACAATATACCCGTTTATTGCCCTCGGAAAGCCTGGAAATGGCAATGAAACTGTTTCAAAACACCCTGGAACAAGGCTTTGTGGTCATGCAAAACGACCAGGCACAAGGTATCCTGACACGGAAGGAACTTATTAAGGGCTTGTCCGAATATGAAAAGTATTCCCCCGTATCAAACGTGATGCGAAAAGATTACATCATACTTCCTCCCGATATGCCTTTACAGGAAGTATATCAAAAGCTACTGGCCAACAACTTTTCACTTGCCCCGGTATTGGAGGACGGGGAGGTTATAGGCATTGTGGACATAAAAGGGATCAATGAACTGATCACGGTAAAAAAAGCATTAAAATCGCAACAGTTTTCATAG
- a CDS encoding NAD(P)-binding protein: protein MERKYKDITSPANLKDHGMGTGPDRQQRPVYVDLLPPCNHACPAGENIQSWLALAQDKKFEEAWRVIMEDNPMPAVMGRACYHPCEDSCNRTFIDSPVSIHAIERFVGDEAIRKNWKVEFDKNPGGKRVLVVGAGPSGLSTAYHLTRLGHSVEIHEAGPMAGGMMHFGIPAYRLPRNILDHEVERIKNMGLKIVLNHKVENVLEEKKAGDFDAVFIAVGAHLSKKIDIPGMDAGKFLDAIAFLKQVEEGEKPKIGRRVAIYGGGNTAMDAARTAKRMGATEAIIIYRRDRGHMAAHEFEAEEALEEGVKINWLRTIKAMDEETFTVEVMRLEEGRPVPTGQFETLEADTLILAVGQDTDTGFLKNIPGIEFNKDGTVIVGPDMMTGHEGIFAGGDMVPSQRSVTVAIGHGKKAARYIDGFLRATPYHKPPKHPIVGHERLQLWYKTSAPQKEQASLAAQKRLKGFDEIKAGLSEEEALFESQRCLSCGNCFECDGCYAACPEDAIIKLGPGKRYEYDFDKCTGCAICYEQCPCHAIEMIPEPKNLRL from the coding sequence ATGGAACGGAAATATAAAGATATAACCTCGCCCGCCAACCTTAAGGACCATGGAATGGGCACCGGGCCCGATAGGCAGCAGCGCCCGGTTTATGTAGATTTGCTCCCACCATGTAACCATGCCTGCCCTGCCGGCGAAAACATACAGTCATGGCTGGCACTGGCGCAGGACAAAAAATTTGAAGAAGCCTGGCGGGTAATTATGGAAGATAACCCCATGCCCGCCGTAATGGGGCGTGCATGTTACCACCCGTGTGAAGATAGCTGTAACCGCACCTTCATAGACAGTCCGGTAAGTATCCATGCCATAGAACGTTTTGTGGGCGATGAGGCCATCAGGAAAAACTGGAAAGTTGAATTTGATAAAAACCCGGGGGGCAAACGGGTGCTGGTGGTGGGGGCCGGGCCAAGCGGACTGTCTACGGCCTACCATCTTACCCGGTTGGGGCATAGTGTTGAAATCCATGAAGCCGGGCCCATGGCGGGCGGTATGATGCATTTTGGGATCCCCGCATACCGGCTTCCGCGAAATATTCTGGACCATGAAGTAGAGCGTATCAAGAATATGGGGCTAAAGATTGTGCTCAACCATAAAGTTGAAAATGTACTGGAAGAAAAAAAGGCCGGTGATTTTGATGCCGTCTTCATCGCTGTGGGTGCCCATCTTTCAAAAAAAATCGATATCCCTGGCATGGATGCTGGAAAATTTTTGGATGCTATCGCCTTTTTAAAACAGGTGGAAGAGGGTGAAAAACCAAAAATAGGACGAAGGGTCGCTATTTATGGCGGGGGCAACACGGCCATGGATGCCGCCCGTACGGCAAAGCGGATGGGGGCCACCGAAGCTATTATTATCTATAGGCGGGACCGGGGACATATGGCGGCCCACGAATTTGAAGCGGAAGAAGCCCTGGAAGAAGGAGTAAAGATCAACTGGCTTCGCACTATAAAGGCGATGGACGAAGAAACATTCACCGTTGAGGTCATGCGCTTGGAAGAAGGACGGCCCGTACCTACCGGGCAGTTTGAAACCCTGGAAGCCGATACCCTCATATTGGCCGTGGGACAGGATACCGATACAGGGTTTTTAAAAAACATCCCCGGGATTGAATTCAATAAGGATGGAACCGTGATCGTTGGGCCCGATATGATGACCGGCCATGAAGGCATTTTTGCCGGGGGGGATATGGTGCCCAGCCAGCGCAGTGTAACGGTGGCGATAGGGCACGGGAAAAAAGCGGCACGTTATATAGACGGGTTTTTACGGGCCACTCCATACCATAAACCGCCCAAACATCCAATCGTGGGCCATGAACGGCTGCAACTTTGGTATAAAACAAGCGCCCCACAAAAGGAGCAGGCTTCCCTTGCCGCCCAAAAGCGTTTGAAAGGCTTTGATGAAATAAAGGCCGGGTTAAGCGAAGAAGAAGCGCTTTTTGAATCACAACGCTGCCTCTCCTGTGGCAATTGCTTTGAATGTGATGGTTGTTATGCCGCCTGTCCTGAAGACGCCATCATAAAACTGGGGCCCGGCAAGAGATATGAGTATGACTTTGATAAGTGCACCGGCTGCGCGATATGTTATGAGCAATGCCCCTGCCATGCCATAGAAATGATTCCCGAACCTAAAAACTTAAGACTATGA
- a CDS encoding universal stress protein: MKIVLAIDGSGFSKVAIEGLAGMSLPLGTEVCIINVFEDPMLTVPGAVPLGGTLGNYYEEALSNSRKSAHAIVSEAAKALKEKSNVLSITTDVIDGFPKSAILEKAETFGAHLIVVGSQGHNAFSRFLLGSVSQSIALHAHCSVMIVRKRGMKGKNNKNE, from the coding sequence ATGAAAATAGTATTGGCAATAGATGGTTCTGGCTTTAGTAAGGTCGCCATAGAAGGACTTGCGGGGATGTCATTGCCTTTAGGTACCGAGGTATGTATTATAAATGTGTTTGAGGATCCTATGTTGACCGTTCCCGGAGCCGTCCCATTGGGTGGCACGCTTGGCAACTATTATGAAGAGGCCCTATCCAATTCAAGGAAATCGGCACATGCTATTGTAAGCGAAGCTGCAAAAGCATTAAAAGAAAAAAGTAACGTCTTGTCGATAACAACAGATGTGATCGACGGGTTTCCCAAAAGCGCAATTTTGGAAAAGGCGGAAACCTTTGGCGCCCATTTGATCGTAGTCGGGTCACAAGGCCATAATGCATTTTCACGCTTTTTGCTCGGCTCGGTTTCCCAGTCCATTGCTTTGCATGCCCACTGTTCGGTCATGATTGTACGAAAACGTGGCATGAAAGGGAAAAACAATAAGAATGAATAA
- a CDS encoding DUF5676 family membrane protein codes for MYRLNVKKFGFAAGLTGALIYLGCMIVMATAGREASIKFFNSLIHGLDTTSIIRMDVPLWEALLGIVQIFILGWLIGACIAAFYNAQVKTR; via the coding sequence ATGTATCGATTAAATGTAAAAAAATTCGGTTTTGCAGCTGGGTTAACAGGGGCCTTGATTTATCTGGGCTGTATGATCGTAATGGCCACCGCTGGTCGGGAAGCCAGTATAAAATTCTTCAACAGCCTGATACATGGCCTTGATACTACCAGTATTATCAGGATGGATGTACCCTTATGGGAGGCACTCTTAGGGATTGTACAAATATTCATCCTCGGCTGGTTGATAGGGGCATGCATCGCAGCATTTTATAATGCACAGGTTAAGACCAGGTAA
- a CDS encoding SHOCT domain-containing protein, protein MEFYNGHFWGMHFIWWIIWIIFLIWIFFIPFGRPGQNLKKEGPLDILKKRFAKGEISREEYEESRKLLNSDNQP, encoded by the coding sequence ATGGAATTCTATAATGGACACTTTTGGGGGATGCATTTTATATGGTGGATTATCTGGATCATATTCCTTATCTGGATCTTCTTTATCCCATTTGGCCGCCCAGGGCAAAACCTGAAAAAAGAAGGCCCATTGGATATTTTGAAAAAGCGCTTTGCAAAAGGGGAGATATCCAGGGAAGAATATGAGGAATCCAGGAAACTACTAAATTCAGATAACCAACCTTAA
- a CDS encoding type II glyceraldehyde-3-phosphate dehydrogenase, translated as MKNVGLVGYGVIGKRVADAINVQDDMDLVGVCDVINDWRIQNAVRKEYDIYAATAEAEKQMKASGISVKGSLQDLLDKVDLVVDCTPKNIAAKNVEIYKKQGIKFIVQGGEKHQTTGHSFSAENNYKSAVNLDATRVVSCNTTSILRTLTALKRADLLDYARGTLLRRATDPWESHLGGIMNTMVPEKDIPSHQGPDAQSVDPDLDVITAAVKVPETLSHMHYWNVKLKKQATKEEVLNAFKTSTRIKLIHYDQGLVSNNTIKEMYLDMGRPWGDMYEVALWEDMLKVVGDELFYAYVVDNQAIVIPETIDAIRALTGIETDGAKSISKTNKSLGIN; from the coding sequence ATGAAAAACGTAGGATTAGTAGGATACGGGGTCATCGGGAAAAGGGTGGCCGATGCCATTAACGTACAAGATGATATGGACCTTGTTGGGGTTTGCGATGTCATCAACGATTGGCGCATACAGAACGCCGTGAGAAAAGAGTATGATATCTATGCGGCAACCGCTGAAGCCGAAAAACAAATGAAGGCTTCCGGCATTTCGGTAAAGGGCAGCTTGCAGGACCTGTTGGATAAAGTGGACCTGGTGGTAGATTGTACCCCGAAGAACATCGCAGCAAAAAATGTTGAAATATATAAAAAACAAGGTATAAAGTTCATTGTCCAGGGTGGGGAAAAACACCAGACCACGGGACATTCCTTTAGTGCAGAAAACAATTATAAATCAGCTGTAAACCTTGATGCCACAAGGGTTGTTTCCTGTAACACCACTTCTATATTAAGAACATTGACCGCCTTAAAAAGGGCCGATTTATTGGATTATGCACGGGGCACCCTGTTAAGAAGGGCCACAGATCCCTGGGAAAGCCATTTGGGCGGTATTATGAACACCATGGTACCCGAAAAAGACATCCCGAGTCATCAGGGACCCGACGCACAAAGCGTAGATCCAGACTTGGATGTTATCACCGCAGCGGTAAAAGTGCCAGAAACCCTGAGCCATATGCACTACTGGAATGTAAAATTGAAAAAACAAGCCACGAAGGAAGAAGTGCTCAACGCCTTTAAAACTTCAACGCGAATTAAACTGATCCATTATGATCAGGGGCTGGTTTCCAACAATACCATTAAGGAAATGTACCTGGATATGGGAAGGCCCTGGGGCGATATGTACGAGGTAGCCCTGTGGGAAGATATGCTGAAGGTAGTGGGCGACGAACTATTTTATGCCTATGTAGTAGATAATCAAGCCATTGTGATCCCTGAGACCATAGACGCCATTCGTGCCCTTACCGGAATCGAGACCGACGGGGCAAAATCCATCTCTAAAACCAATAAAAGTTTAGGAATCAACTAA